Below is a genomic region from Deltaproteobacteria bacterium.
TGCGGGCGTTGCGTCGCGGGCGAGTGCTGAATCCGGTGATTCGAACCTGGGACCCGGATACCGCACTGCGGGTGCTGCGCGGGGAAGAAGGGACCAACCCGCGCCGGCCAGCGATCAGCTTGGTGTTGCTCGATCTTCATTTGCCCGGCGTGGGCGGCTGGGGTTTGCTCGCAGCGCTCCAAGACGATCCCCAGCTGCGCGGCGTGCCGGTGGTGGTGGTCAGCGGCAGCTGTTCCGAAGCCGAGCGCATCCAATGTGAGCAACACGGCGCGCTGGCGTTCCTGGAAAAGCCCCTCGACGTGTCTAAGCTTCTCGGTGTTATCGGCGACCTAGCCGAAGCCGGCCTCTATCTCGTCCGCCTCGCCGCCTGAGTGCCCGCCGCCTGGCCAGGGTGCTGGTGCCGGGTATTCGCCGCGCCCGAAGCGCGCGCCTGCTCTTGCTCAGAGGGGCCGGTTGCTAAACCGACTGGGCGGCGCTTTCTTCGGTTTCGGCCGCCGCTGTCGCGACTTCGCCGTTGAGTGGGTCGGCGATCAGCTGCTCTTTGTCGACTTGGCCGTTGAGCCGATAAGGCAGTGTGAAACAGAAGCTCGAACCGCGGCCCAGCTCCGAGGCCACGGTGATCTCGCCGCCGAGCAGGCCGACGTAACGGCGCACCAGCGCCAAGCCCAGGCCGAGTCCGCCGTGCGCACGCGTCGAGGTGCCGTCAATCTGACGGAAGTCCTCGAAAATCAGCTTCAGATGCGCGGGCCGAATGCCCATGCCGGTGTCGCTTAGCGCGAACCGCAGCCGGCCCTCGGCGCTCAGGTCGCAGACACTGACGGTGATGCGGCCGCGAGGAGGTGTGAACTTGATGGCATTGGAAAGCAGCTGTTCGATGATCGCGCTCAGCTTGGGGGCGTCGGTTTCGATTGCCGGCAGGTCGGAGGGCACATCCACAGCAATGGTGACGTCGGCCGGCCGCGGCTGGCACACCGCGGCGACCACCTGGCGCACCAGCGTCGGCACCGCGACCGCGGAACGCCGCACCACCACCTGATGCTCTTCCAGCTTGGCGAAGTCGAGCACGTTTTCCATTAGGCGGTGGAGCTTGCGGGCATTATGGTCGACGTGTTCACAGATATCCACTGCCTCTTGCGGCAGCGCTCCGAACTCACCGCTCATCAGCAGGTCGATGTAACCGATGATGATGTTGAGCGGCGAGCGCAGCTCATGCGACATGTTGGCGACGAATTCCGATTTCAGGCGGTTGGCCTCGATCACGCGATGGTAAAGGCGGCGCAGTTGTTGGCTTTGCTGTTCCAACTCGCGGGTGCGCGCGCGCACTTGCGCCGCTAGCTCCTTGGCCCACGCCTCCTGCTCGGCGGCTGCTCGCCGCTCCTGCTTGGTGTTGTCGACGATGTAGCCGTAGAACAGCGCCGCGGCGAAGAAGAACGGCACCCGAATGAGCGAGGCGGCACTCAAAGTCGCAGCCGAGCCGGCTAGTACCAGGCTGGCCGTGCCGATGAGAACCGCGCCGACGGCGAGTAGCCCCAGGCTCTCGCTGATGGCGGCCAGGAACAGCACGAAGAAGAAGAGAAAGAACTCCTGCGAGAGGTTGCCCGACAACAGCACCACCGAGACCCACACCGTGTCGCTGATCAGTATCGGTCCCTGCACCCACCAGCGGAAAAAGTGGGCAATCGGCACCCAGCGCAGCGCCAGGTTGGAGAGCAGGGCGCCGCAGATCAGTGCCACGATGCCCGCCGGCAGTAGCGGCTTCTCGACAACAGCGAGCGAGCCGACGGCGAGGATGAGAACGTACCGGACGACGAGAAAGGTTTGCCGCCGCTCCGCCGCCGGCGCTGCCGCCGGGTTCATGCGACTTGCCGCGCGCTGGTGTCGGCGCCCGCCTCGCTCGCTACCGTGGCCACGGCCAGCGCAAGAGTGAATGTGCTGCCCACACCCGGAGTGCTGCGTACGCTCAGGGAACCACCGAGGAGGTCGGTGTAACGCCGGGCCAAGGGTAAACCGAGGCCCAGGCCCTCGTAACGCCGGTGCAGCGCCCCGTCGAGTTGGCGGAAATCTTGGAAGATGGTCGCCACGTCTTCCGGCCGAATGCCGATACCGGTGTCGCTGACCGCGAACGACAGCTTAGCGGTCGCGGCGTCGAAGGTTGCCGACAACACCACCTCGCCGGCGTGGGTGAACTTGACCGCGTTGCTGAGCAGGTGGCCGAGGATCATCCGCAGCTTGTGGCCGTCGGTGGTGACGACCGGCAGCGCGGGCGCCAACTCGGTGCGCACGGTAATGTAGGCTGGCCGCGGCAGGGTGGCAGGGTCGGTGACATCCCCGGCCAACTCGACCAGATCGACGGGGCCGGGAAACAGCGGCGTGTGACCGGTATCGGCCTTGGCCAAGTCGAGCACGTTAGTGACCATCGCCAGCAAGCGCCGGCCGTTGTGGCGCATCCGCTCCACCAGTTCGCGAGCCGCGTCGTCAATGCTGCCCCAGGTGCCCTGCGCCAACAGGTCGCCGTACCCGAGGATGACGTGCAGCGGGCTGAGCAATTCATGCGAAACGGCAGCCACAAACTCGGACTTGAGCCGACTGCCCTCCTCGGCCTGCTTGTAGAGCGCTTCCATCGCCTCGGCGCGTGCGTTGGCTTCCTGCGTGCGGATTTGCACCAGCCGCTCGAGCTGCTTGGCGACCTCGCGATCGCGCACCAGGCGTTCCCGCTCGCTGCGTGCCCCGTTACCGATGTGGCCGTAAAACAGCGCAACGGTGAAGAAGAACGGAACGCGAATGAGCGACGGGGAGGTCCACACCGACCCTGCCGTGGTGGAGAAGTAGCAATCGACGGCCCCGATCAACACCGCACCAACGAGCGCGGTGGTGAGGCTTTCACCCACCGCCGCCAAGGTCAGGACGAAGAAGTACAGCAGGAAGAACTGCTGGCCGACTTGCCCGGGTAGGGAGAGGCTGTAGGCGATCCACAGGGTGTCGGCAATCAACACCGGAATCTGGATCGGCCAGGAGAACAAGTAGCTCTCCGGCAACAGACTCAGGATCGCATTCGAGAGCAGGGCCCCGACGATCAGGAAGGGGATAGCACGGTCCAGGGCCACGGGGTTGCCCTCGAACAGGATGAGGTAGCCCGCCGCGATGATGAACGCGTACCGCAGTAGAATGAAAGCGCGCTTTCGGCTCAGGCTCTGAACATCGGCCGCCACTAGGCTTTCCCCCTCTTCTTGGTCCTTACTTGCCCATCCCGTCCCGATGTCGGACAGCAAGGCAGATGCCACGTCGGAGCGCGGAGAAGCCGGCTGACTGGGAGGTTGAAGAGCGCATCTAAGCACCGGCAGGGGCGTGGCGACTGGCAACCGGATAACGATGGCGGCGCAATTCGGCGCCCCCGGCATAGGGGCCGTCGTCGGGGTATTTGCCGTGTGGCCGGGTGCCGCGTTAAGGAGCGGCGATGGCCGGCCGGCAGCGATGGCGTCACGTGGCGATGGTCGGGCTGCTCGGCGGCTTGTCCGTGGCCTTGCAGTTTTCGACCTCGGCGCTGGGCTCGATCGACGGTTATTTCCACGCCCGTTATGCGGCGATGCTGTGGCAGGGGGGCGTGAGTGAGTTCCCGCCCGCCTTTCCCTGGTTGCCGCTGACCATCCGCTCGGCGGATCGGTACTACGACCACCACATGCTGTTCCACGTGTTGTTGGCCCCGTTCGCCGCGGTCGAGGTTATACAGGGCACCAAGTGGGCGAGCGCGCTGTTTGGGGCGTTGGCGTTCGCGGCCGTCTACGTTGTGCTGGTGCGCCGCGGTATCGCCCGTGCCGGGTGGTGGCTGGCCGCAATGTTCGCCGTGGCCCCTGACTTCCTCTTTCGCATGCAGATGCCACGGGTGCAGGCACTGTCACTGGTGGTATTACTCGCGGCGCTGGAGCTGGTGCTGGCGCGGCGCTTGGTGTGGCTGCTGCCGCTGGCGGTGGTCTACACCTGGCTCTACGATGCCTTCCCGCTCCTGCTCGCGATCGCGGCCGCGCTGGCGGCAGCCGTAGCGGTGATAGAGCGCCGCGTGGAGTGGCGGGCGCTGGCCTACCCGGCGCTCGGCATCGCCGTCGGGCTGATCGTCAATCCGTACTTCCCGAATGACATCTGGTTCGTTGCCCATCACTACTGGGGGAAGGCCGAGATCGGCGAGGCCATGAACGTCGGCAGCGAGTGGTATCCCTATCCAGTGGCGCAGTGGCTCGGGTGGGCAGGGGCCGCGGCGGTGCTGATGGCCGTTGCCGTACTGGTCTGGCGTACGCGCCGGGAACTGGA
It encodes:
- a CDS encoding response regulator, with translation MADHSMRQPADVDGGPILLVDDDPDDVELTLRALRRGRVLNPVIRTWDPDTALRVLRGEEGTNPRRPAISLVLLDLHLPGVGGWGLLAALQDDPQLRGVPVVVVSGSCSEAERIQCEQHGALAFLEKPLDVSKLLGVIGDLAEAGLYLVRLAA